The DNA region CAGGGAACTCCGCCAGATGCGCTACGTCAACAAGACGGAACTGGTGCTGCGGGAACCGGAGTCGTCGTCCGATTCCCAATCCGAAACCGAGTCCGTGGAACAGGCTGCGGTGGTGGAGCAAACGCAGCCACCCACCACCCAGCAGGCTGCTCAGCCCCGAGGTCAGGGCAGAGCTCTGAACCTCAACGAGGTCAATAGCTTGGCGGAAGAGCCGGCGGCAGAGGGACACCATTTGGAGCCGGTGGTGGGCACCAAGTACGCCAAACTGGTTGTGGACCAGGCACACAACTCCTGGATGCCACTAGAAGCGGGCTCGCCACCAGGTGGTAATGTCGAGGATGAAGGTAAGTGGCCTGTCAGCGACAATCGTGATTCCAAAATGTCCATATAGTCACAGAGAAAGAAAAATCATAGCCCTTGCTATAAGGAAAAGTATTAATTATGTTAACTACTTTTAGTAATtttgaaagaaaaaaataaatatttatttcgatAAGATATTATATTGATTATCGAATTAATATTTGATAAACATGTCTTTATAGAAAGCGATTATTTGTATCTTTTTATGATCTTACTTGTATATTGTATTTGTATCTTTccttaaatatatatctttctATCTTTTTTTCTTCCTGTGCAGCCGTTCTGCGTTATATTGGCTCCCATCTGAGCAGCGTGCTGGTAACCGTTTCGCTATCTGTGATAATCATCAGCATTTGCATCATTTTGCTGCAGCGCCAGCGAATCCGCTCGCCGCCCCGCAGCCCCTCCCCCTGCCTGGCCGCCCACCTGCCGCACAAGACGCTGCCGCGTGctctgcagcagcagcagtaccAGTGCACCTTGTAGGTGCCCCCGCCTCCAATAACCACCGAATGCCCCGCCTCGTCCTCCGAATTTCCAGCTCACTATGCCCACTTGTCTTGCTGAATGTCAAAATActacagaaaaaaaatcagaaaGAAAACTTCATTTAGCTGAAGATGACTGCGCAtagccacgccccctttccGAACTCCTGGAACTACAGTTCCCAACTCAAGGCCCCAACGGTACCAGCGGGATTGGCAACCTCCGATTTACATAATCTTACTCTGGCCAAGCTTTAACTGCGATCACGAGGGAGGACGAGTGGGCAAAAGGCACTTCTCATAGAGCGAGATTAGTCTGTAAACTCTTAGACGTAcgatttttgtataaattatttatgcccagaaaatatatatttatttatagctACTAAAAACAGTACTGGTTTATCTTTGGGAACGGTTGTAAAGCTGAGTCTAATGAATACTAAAtaaaaatctgttatggtcaTAATATGTACATTGTTCATTTTTTAATGCGTGTGAAgtacaataaaaactaaacCTGACCTACAATATTATGGGGGTCTCATAAAAAGCACGATAAATCGAAGCACCGCTGAGCTAATAACAAACGAGAATGGAAGCTTAAGCTTGAGTATTAAATATtaacacaaaaaataagaaaatatcttgataaaaatataatttcgaTTCTTCCTTTTttagctatataatatagtcacACGATCAGCAAAAATTGTTGTCATAAACATGTGACATAACGTATAATACGAttatttaccatttaatttgcagaCATATATCTCGGAGTAAATGAGTATATGATCAAAAGCAAAGGTATTAAAAGATAATCAAAATATTAAAGCTGTTCAACGGGCTAAGTAAAAGATGTATGACACAGATATATTTCCGTTTAAAAACACTTCTCAAGCTTCGGGTTCTATGGAAAAGAAAGTCAGCCAATGGGTCATTTCCTGATAAAAAAAACCCTCCTCCACGAAAATCTCACTTCCGTCCGAGAAGCTGGCCGAAATCTAGGTTCAAACTGTCGTCATCATCAGATATTATTTCGGAAATAGGTTCCTAACGATTCCACCGAGAGAACGAATGGGTAATGTGTCTGGGCTTCTGGTCGTAAAACAGAATTACGAAATTATGTTAAGACGTTGCCTCGTCAGACGGCGATTTGCATGAAAGTGGCACACAAAGTGTTGTCAACTCCGCACGTTCGAGGTTCTCCAGGTTCTTAAAGTTCTTGAGGTTGCCCATTTGGTCTTCAAGGGGTTCTCCGCCTCAAACGGAAGCCGGCagaaaaaacataaaacaagGGGAACCGACAAAACACATAAAACTGCAGTCGGAGGCTCGTCTTGTTATTGCTGCCGGTTGCCCAACATGGAGAGGAGACTCTCAGCCCAGTCAGATACCAAGTCGAGGTCCGAATCCAAAAACCGAGACCCCAAGTCGCTGGGGACGTGCCCACGATGAGACCCCGGCGAAAGGCGTTCTTTTAACTTTCTGATTGAAGTGCCTGGACTTGGGGCTGGCTGGATTTTGCATAGAAAAGCCATTAGGTTGGGATATTCATCATCATCGCCATCAGATACAAAAGGTTTGTCTGGCCTTTTGTTTGCATTATTAGAACACAAAAACCAAGTGAGCGTTAAGATCGCGCGCGCAAAACAGAAGAAACAAAATAGAAAACAACTAAAAtacgaaataaataaactttctCATCTGCAAGCTAGACtgcactggaaaaatatgtggtaaaaataaataaatcatgtACCTTTAAGCAAAAGTCCCATTAAATGGTTTCTTTTTCTAATACttgtatttaaaaactttaaaaaaaaatgtgaattagctaaatttaatttccattttatctgaaatttttaaaatttaataagaaaACTGCTAAACAATTTGCTTTACTTAGTAAGTCTTTTCCACAAAAATGGTTTTGTAATTATGAGCCTATCTTATTTTAGTATAAACTAACAGGTTTTCAGATAATTacgtttttttgttaaatgctTGAGCCCAAACAGACGACACTTTTGGCTAAGCTGAATTAGTAGATCAAGAGatgtctaaaaaatgtattaaaaactgGTTCCTCTCTTCAAattagaaatatatttttcacaaGTTTCTTTAAGTGCTGTTTAGAGCTGAACGAATCGGCGGCCAAGTCCAAGTCCAAGCCTTTGCCTTCACCTTCACCCATTTCAATGGGCCTCTGGAGCTGCACCACCGCAACCACCGGCGGCTGctcaaatttcaaatttcacCCACCATGGGCCTGGCGTTTTGACGTTGATTAGCATGTGGCACACATAAATCTGTGGGATTGGGCTTCGGCTTCCGTTTCCCTTTTCGAACGCACTCTCCAGATCTTCAGATCTTTAGATCTCCAGATGGCGGCCGAGCATAACGTGGTGGTGCATTCACCATTTGGAGAACCGTCGGGGAGTCGAAGTCGTGGACCCGTGCATAATGAGGCCAACGATCTTGGCCAAGAAGCCAGCCGAACCAGTTAATGAGCCGCCGCTGTCTTGGATTAGAATGCGAGCAGCTGACGAAGACGAAAGTAAAACTGCCTCGAGAAAGTTTCCATTTCTTGCCAAATATCGAGAtcatttttcttcattttCTAGCCGGTATTATTATTGTTAGAACGCAGCTGGCGATCGTTTCCTAGGGGTAATTACCAGgcatcctcctcctcctccttctccGGTTTATATCTAATTATTTGAGATCTGAACTCGAGATTCATGTCAGATCCCCAGATCTGCATTCTGCCGGCAAATTGCAGCACCCAAATGTCTTTTCAGCCCTCCCCTTTTGTGGCCCAAAACAGCTAGCCAACAACTGGGTTATCTTTTGGGCAATCGTGATCTGGCAGAACCACGAAAATGGAACAGCCGACAAGCGGCTCATTGTTTTTAgccatcatcagcagcagcggACTCCGGGCTGGGGTTTCTGTTTTGTTTCCGAACCCAGATTCTGGGCTAATGACAGTCGCactttttaatgattattattatgaatTATGTGTGGTTTTCCGGGGCCAGAAGAGGGGCTAGAAATTGGTGTCATATTGGGGAATCGTTTGCAGCTCAAAATGGCTGAATTTGTGCGGTTAAGAGGTTAAAGACTGTTTTGGCCAGAGTTTGTCGACAGCTTTTGATTGATGAGTTTGGTATTtgaaatttgtaatttaaaattaaaatttttaaagtaaatgaTTTCTCGTTAATATAAACTAGAACAATATCATTATCATTGATTAATTGATTGACAAATGAACGTACAACCCATTCAAGTTAATAAGTTGATAAGATATATAAGTATGGAAATTCACTTTTTTCTGTGAACCAAAAATTAGCGATAGTGCAAGTGCTATCAATACGTGTTTACGGTAAGGTTTCGGGAATACTGTATGTGATACTTTTATTGGCACTTGGGTTATCGCAACCTAGCACAACAAAGTACGTACTCCTCCTTATGTGATGTGTCACCCAGGTAAACCTTATCTTAACCAATATAAAGACTTAATGTTGAGATTTCACTGGTAGTTTAATACAAATTGGCGGTGCATCAAAATGGTAGAAGATCCAAGTCGTTTTTTTATGCTAGCCCTGACGGTTAGTTATTTTATTTCTGGATCTCAGGGTGCAAATATTCTGGGACTCTTTCCTAGTCCGAGTCCCTCTCACCTGATCATTTCAATGTCGGCTGCCAAGGTGTTGGCCGAACAAGGACACAATGTGACGGTGGTCACCGTTTTGGAACCAACAATTACCCACAAGAATATACATGTGGTTCAGGTGCCAATGACCAAGGAGGAAATTAAGCAAAGGAGCGAGACCATTGGAGCGAAACAAAAGAATAACAGTGGCAGTCGGCTCATTTCTATCCTACAAATGTCGGGTCAAATGGACTCCATGTTGAGGAAAATGGCAGATGCCCTCAAGGATGAAAGAGTAAAGGATCTGTACTTAAACAAAGGCAATCACTTCGATTTGGTTATCTCGGGCTACTTCATGAATGACTATCAGCTAGGATTCGCTAGGAAAGTGAATGCCCCAGTCATCGTTTTGGCTCCCAGTCCACCTGGTCAGATGCTAAACTCCCTGATAGGTAATCCCAGTGATCCCATAGAAAAAGATAAGAACACGTCCTTCGCTCAACGATTGGATAGCTTCATAACCAATCTTTTTTACCAGGTATTTGTGCGCCAAATTGACCAGCGTAATCGCCGGTTCTACAAGTAAGtaaattttgatttgaaaataaaGAGGTTTCTAATGAATTTTTAACAGGGAACTCTTTGCCGATGATTCCAATATGCCGGATTATTCGGAAATGCTGAAGAATACATCACTGGTGTTCTTCTGTTCCCATGCAGCCAGTGAGGGATCCATTAGACCCAATGTCCCTGCCGCCATCGAGATTGGAGGCATACAAATCAAGGACAAACCGGATGCCCTTCCCAAGAGCCTCGAGGAGTTCCTAGGAAATGCCACCGATGGAGCTATTCTCCTGAGTCTGGGCTCCAATGTCCAGGGTAGCCACATAAAGTCTGATACCGTAGAAAAGATGTTCAATGTTCTCTCGAAACTGAAGCAGCGAGTCATTTGGAAGTGGGAGGATCTGGACAAGATCCCTGGAAAGTCGAATAATATTCTCTATTCCCGCTGGTTGCCGCAGGACGATATCTTGGCACATCCGAACATCAAGCTTTTTATCAATCATGCCGGAAAAGGAGGTATTACCGAATCTCAGTATCATGGCAAACCCATGCTTTCATTGCCCGTCTTTGGAGATCAACCCAGCAATGCGTTTGGCATGGTCAAGAATGGTTTTGGCCTTACTCTCAGCCTGCTCAACCTGGAGGAGAAGCCCTTTAAGGATGCCATCGAGGAGATCCTGTCGAACCCACAGTACAGCCAAAAGGTGGCCCTGTTCTCCTCTCTTTATCGAGATAGGCCAAATAGTGCCCGGGATTCATTAATTTACTGGACGGAGTATGTCATTCGGCACCATGGAGCTGCTCACCTCCAAAGCCCCTTGGTTCACATGGACTTTATAACCGCCAATAACCTGGATATATACGTCCTGTTTACCGCTATTTTCGTTGGtcttataattattttaaaggcTTCAGTTCAACTCTTTTTTAAAATGCTAGTACCAAAATTTATTAAGATAACGAAAGTCAAGAAACATTAATGATTCTGTAAAGAAGCAGTGAAATTTGGCACCAATTGACAAGTGTTACTTAATTTAACAATATCTTGAATTTATAAGGGTGTTTGTTATTAAGATTTCTAACTCATATAGAAACTTTGTTGACTAAGCATAAGTTTAGTCAAAAGTTTCTTATTCCTAAGAAGAAcggaaaaattttaattttacaacCCTGGGATATCTGGACTCTCCCACAAGTTCAAACGAGTTCAAGCGAATAAACTCCGAATGGTTATGGCTGTAAACTTGTGCAGAAACTACTCTTCCGAGACAGGTCTTTAACTTTGTGATACCTTGATGACATCACCGGCAAAATGCCCTTTTAATTCGAGAAAGACAGACCCCGACAAAGTCGCAGTGGATTGGCATGACTATAACCATTATGCGGTGACTATATAAAGTGTAACTACAGATGCCCGGAACATAATTTAGCGTAAATAAAAACCTGATGTTTGGTTAATTTTCTTTTCCATTTCTCGCCGAGATTCCCCTCACGCACCGCGCAGGAGAACCGAAGAAGAATAACAAGTGGAAGTGCCAGGCCCAGATCCAAAGGCCTAGGCTATAACCACAAACTGAGAACTGCAAGCCTGGTTAAAGCTTTGCACTGCAAGAAAATAACACATTTTGTAAAAGTTTTGAgtttttaagtttaattttaaaatcaatcaaAGGGGTATATTTTGTGATCATGTTTTACATAAAGAACTTCTTGCCTTTAGTCCCCTTAGTAAACACACTTAGAGATGTTCCTAGCATGTTCttaaatataacaaatttGAAACTATAAAAAATGGTTGGATGTTCTTTTAGAATtacaaatttgaaattataaaaaataatatagaaATCTTTCTGTGCACATTGATATATGCACCTGCTGTGGCCACTGCTGTTGTTGGCCTTCTGCTGATTTCCTGCATCGCTGCATGCAAGTTATGTCTCTATCAAGTTTAGTATTTGTATCTGACGCCGCGGCGTGCAGAATTCGCAACCAACTTGATGCATGGCCGCAGTTGAAGCGCAACGGTTGCCGCAGCAACTCCAAGTACAagtacagcagcaacatctgcaactgcaacctgcaacagcaacatctgCAACTACCATTGTAACCGTAACCGGCCCATTcccaatccaatccaatcccAAATAGCGTTCTCGGTGTCGCAATGCGTCGCACGCGTAATTTTTTGTAGTCCTCTTTGAATACACTTTTAACCAAGATTGAACAGAGTATACCAGATTATTGggaaaaagtaataaaaataaaaataaatcaaacatttaaaaataaaaagtactaaccacttttatttaaaaaaattaaattgaaaatatgtttatttttgttgaaaagtaaattatcaaatatatattgcgagaagaacaaacaaaataaaaccagatagaaaacaatacctagaatatagtaaaatatatttcagttatatatttatattttttctaagtctATGTTATTTAGTTTGccaattatttaaaatctcccttaaaaaatgtttactagTTCCTTTTTTTAACTGCCGAAAATTCTTAAGTCATTTtgtaatgtttttttttaagaataagTTTGGAATGGGAAAATCACACCGCTACGATGTTCTTCGGGCCATCAGTTTATATACCAGTTTTATGTCGAGTTCATTCCTTTGCAACGCATCGCTTTTAGCCATCGCGCATTTTTAAGCACATTTTAAAGTATCTTTCTTGAGCTCGTCTCGTTTTTTTGCGAGTGGCTGGGGGCATCCCAAGGCGGTCCATCGGTCCCGGCCCACCGCAACCCATCTTGGCCCATTCCTGGCCATGGTCATGGCCAACCCATTCCTATTCCCATTCGCAATACCCATTTCCCATTCCCCAGAATGGCCATTCCATTTCGGCTCGGAGCTCATAACTGTTCTTGACGCGCTTACCTTTGAAATTAGCTGGCCTGGCCAATTCCAGCGTGCGTTTTGGGCCACTCTGAGTGACAACGGCGGCGGTCACGGCCAGAAGAAACTAACTAGCCACGCCCCCCTGGGCCCGCCCCTGCTAATCAACTGCGTATTTCAATTTACCGTTCTTAAAAAAAGATGGAAAAAGAATGGAGTGGACCAGAAGAGGTGCACTGGGGGAAactaatataatttaaaagaacGAAAAATtggtttgtttttaataactaattgtcatataaattttaattaaaatttaaatatacttTCATTTTACATCTCAATTTATTCCAAGTTGACCATAAAAACTAATCCCagcttaattttaaaacagaataatatgtattttctctatataatataattttataattttgtttaaataatataactcGTGAATCTTACTTAGACAATtataacttttgtttttttttttttgtgatttttcCATTACAAGAACTTGAAAGcatatttttttcagtgttgTGGAGGCGGAAAGTGACTGAGAAACAAGGAGTAAAGAACGAGAAGTGATATTCTGCGGGGGTACTTAGGTTAACTCCGATTTTTATGCGACACCCGTTAGTTTCGGCATATTACTGGCGACGCTCTATTATGGAGTTTCTGCGGAACCAGAGCCTCGGGACTAGAGAGCTGTGCAAATTGTGGGAGATCTCTGTGCCATTTCGTGGTTGTGTTCCCTGAACCCTACACTCCACTCCACATTAAGTCATTTTCCCATTGAATCTGCTCCAGATTCCCACACAATTGCTCTGCCCACTCGAGCTTCCACTTCGTACTTCTCTCcctgatttatttattttgccagGTCTTActaatttttatttgcttGCAATTTCCAACTCTTTCTTGAAATAATTGCGAGCAAAAAAGGTAAGAAAATAAACGGAATTGGGCGCAGGGCGAAAGTGTAGTAAGCCGCCTTAAATGGGTTTGAGCCATTAAATCTGTGGCCCGATGAAACTCATTTGGGCCGCTTTGCTGCTTTCCTCGCTCTTCGGATTTCTATGAAGCGGACTATACCTATAGCCTAATGGGTCTCTGTGAAACCTATTCAAAGATAATCGCCGAAAGCTGCACAATTAACATTGCCTGAGTTTCAGTAGATTTAAGAGAAATGATTTCGATTCACTAAAATGTGACGGACAAGGGAATTCAAAATCTACAACTTGAGTGAATTTCTATTAAAAAAGACTGTGCAAACTTCACTTAAGAATTTCTCTTCAAGCTAATAACTTCATAAACGACTTATGTTTTGTAATTTTTAAGTAACTACATGTTAATAATTTAAGAGCCAAATGGCTACATAATTCATATtctttggtattttaaaaCCTTAGGTAAATGacttcattttatttataatttaatagcATTAAAAGTTATAACTTGTGtatcaaaaaaaatgtatttaaatgttgtttttaatatgGTGACATAATCTATTTAGGCTTTCCTGAATTTCCTTAAGGCAATAAAATTATATCATCtcatccaaaaataaataaatatttaataaacgTAGCTTAAGGCCACAGTATTAATAACTGCAAAAAGGAAACATAGGTTATAGGTAATTTCCAGTTGCCTTAAAACCtgagaataaatatataaatctatTTAGGagtcatttcagtttaaagatatttttagtGTTTTTGGTAAGTATTTCCTAAGCTAAATTATCTCAGCCgtttataacttttttaacTGGTTTCCAGAGTTCtcaaataaattatttcaGTTCTGACCTTTCTCAGAAAAGTTCATTTGGTGCTTCCTcacttaagaatatatatattttaccaGCAACTCGTAGATGAGAATCTCACTATTTAGTAAACTAATTCGAACTTTTCCCAAGCGGTGGTTTTCCCAGAATTTTCACTTTGCATTCCCAAAGGCAAATAGCAGCTCTCCCACTCGCAATGCACCATAAAGAATGCCCATTTCACTATCAAATCTTTAAGCCGCATCACGCTGCGTCTGATTTTCGAGAGCCATGAACCCAGAAAGCCCAAAACCCTGTAGGAACCATAAAAAGTAATGCTGTGGAGTCGAATGGAGGAGAATGGAACTGAGACGTCAACAAACACCAGACAATGCCAACGTTTTACTAACTTAATTCTACACCGAGCATTAATCAGGCCCCAACACAGGCCGACATAATTATATGATTAATAAGCCCCATTGTGCGCGAGTTGTGAGTTGGATGAGCGTGAAAATGAAAGTGCTGTCGATGGAGTGGCGGAAAAAGTATGTGGAGGGGGGATTACTTAGCGGCGATCGCCGAGCATGCGCACTGCAATTTGCCGTTGCACTTTTCGAATTTGCTTTTCACATCCCGCAACGTTTCGCAGGTTCCGTTATTATATATAGTAAGCCCGCGATATGGCCACCTCCAACGTATCCATtgtttgcttttaattttcGACGTGCGAGCGCAGACAGGTGCAATTAAAGGCGCTGCAAATTGCATCGCGATCACTCATCTAGCGGTTCGAAAGCCCCCTGGATGCTGACTTATTGGCGGCACTGTGCTCCCAAAATTAATGCAAATCGAACGGTTTCAAAATCATCAAGCTGTATAATATTAATTCTATGATTTCAGCAACGTATagcggtatatttaaatggaaaTACCTACAACTTCAAGTTTCTCACTTCTcaagaattatttttgttttaagatTGTATATGATTCGATcgcattttaataatatttaaattggtATTTTAAGTCAAGGAAAGTAATTGTAAAAACATAATTAAAAGAGTATTTCTTTACTCTCTAAAAAGTAATCCTTTTTATTTGGACGTTTGTATTATAAATTAATCctatatatttaagtataaTTATCTAATCACTGTACTGTTTTGGAGTTATTATTAAAACTCAACTCTGCAACACAGTGTTCATTAGCTAAAATTTGGCGTGCGGAAAGTGCGGAAAGTTGGTGTCAAACGCGCTTTCGTTAGGCATTAATAACACCAGTCAATAATACATATACCCAATGTGTCCCGAAGCTGGCATGCTCGCTTTGAATGTAATTAGGGTCACATGTGATGGAAACGCAGATGGAGCCGGAGATGGACCACGAACCATTAGAGCTCAGCCACCGCTCCACATTGGTGGTTTGACTTTGGGCCAAAAAGCAGCGCCAAATGGCTGCTGACAAATGTCAGAGCACAGTGGGCAGGTAAACCTTTTTTAATAGTCTTGCCCTATAAACATAGGTTTAGAAATGCTTACACAGAACAAAAATTGCGGGGAAATAAAATTGgaggaaaaaaatgtaatattacaAACAATTTAGTTTATATCAGTGAGCAGACAATGGattttaaaaccaattttAAACTCTTGTTCACTAACAAGAacgaaattaataaaaacaaaatagtgCATTATCTTTTCAGTGTATCCAGGTACTTTAGACGCCATCAGACATTAGAAAAACTTAGCGTGGCCCGTGAATTGGGTTAGAAGCATCACATTGCATTGGCACCGATCGAATTGAGCCATTCATATTGATGCCAGCCAACGCTGCGTATACGTATGCCGATGCAAACGAGAGTACGAGTATCGATGATGGGTTGTGTTCTGTCTTCGCCTGATTTTATACCGCTAGGCTATT from Drosophila subpulchrella strain 33 F10 #4 breed RU33 chromosome 2L, RU_Dsub_v1.1 Primary Assembly, whole genome shotgun sequence includes:
- the LOC119546306 gene encoding UDP-glycosyltransferase UGT5 translates to MVEDPSRFFMLALTVSYFISGSQGANILGLFPSPSPSHLIISMSAAKVLAEQGHNVTVVTVLEPTITHKNIHVVQVPMTKEEIKQRSETIGAKQKNNSGSRLISILQMSGQMDSMLRKMADALKDERVKDLYLNKGNHFDLVISGYFMNDYQLGFARKVNAPVIVLAPSPPGQMLNSLIGNPSDPIEKDKNTSFAQRLDSFITNLFYQVFVRQIDQRNRRFYKELFADDSNMPDYSEMLKNTSLVFFCSHAASEGSIRPNVPAAIEIGGIQIKDKPDALPKSLEEFLGNATDGAILLSLGSNVQGSHIKSDTVEKMFNVLSKLKQRVIWKWEDLDKIPGKSNNILYSRWLPQDDILAHPNIKLFINHAGKGGITESQYHGKPMLSLPVFGDQPSNAFGMVKNGFGLTLSLLNLEEKPFKDAIEEILSNPQYSQKVALFSSLYRDRPNSARDSLIYWTEYVIRHHGAAHLQSPLVHMDFITANNLDIYVLFTAIFVGLIIILKASVQLFFKMLVPKFIKITKVKKH